The nucleotide window GCATAGTCGCGGTTCGCCCCGAACGAGTCCGCGATGAGGCGCCCTGATGTCATGCCCTCCGCCCGTATCTCCGCGCACACGTCCTCCGGGTCCCGCGCCCGCACCCTCGGCCCGAAGACCGTGGGGGCCGCGCAGTAGGCGCACTGATAGGGGCAGCCGCGCTGCACCTCTATCAGCTCCCGCAGGTAACGCACGTATCGCTCGCCGCCAATCACGGCATCCCGCGCCAGCCCAACCTCGCCCCAGTCGTCCTGCGCCTCCATCGTAATGATCCCGTGCATGGGGTTCTCGAAGGGGACCACCGCGTTCCCGCCGTCGCCCTCGCCCACCACCACCGTATCGAAGACCAGTATCTCCTCCTGGGGCAGCAGCGAGGGATGGATGCCTCCTGCCACCGTGCGAATCCCGCGCTCGCGGAGGAACCCCGCGATGGTATGCGCCGCGTCCGCATCGACGGTGCGGTAGCCCACCCCGACCACGTCTGGCGCGAAGTCGTCCACCACCTGCGCCAGCGGGGCCAGCCATGCGTCCTCCGCCACGGCGGCCTCAAGCAGGCGTATCTCAGTGCCCCCGCTGGGTATCGGTTCAGGGTTGCTCACGTCGTCATCATAGATCGCTACGTCGTGGCCGCGCTGGCGCAACCGGGCCGCGATGGACATGAGGCCCATTGGGTAGGACAGGTATGCGTCACTGCCCAGCAGCCGTGCGAACGGGGGTTTGACCAACAGTATCTTCATGGGTTCCCTCCTTTGCGATTGCGTCCAGGAACATGTCCGTCACGCGCTCGATGCTGCGTTCCCTCCGCGCCCACGCCTGTCCCTTGCGCCCCAAGCGGCGCCGCCACGTCGGCTCGCCAATGAGCTTCTCCAGCACCTCGGCCCAGTCCTCAGCCTGGTAGGCCGTCGCCGCGTAGCCGCCCTCGCCGATCTCACGGTAGCACTCAATGTCCTCCGTCGCGACAGGAAGCCCCATCGTCATCATCGACGCCGGCTTGTTGTCGGACTTCGACCAGCACCACTCCGTCTGCTCAAGCGCGATGATGCTCATGTCGCACGAGGCCATCAGCGGCCCGACAGTTTCGTACGTCCACGGGTGAAACTCGACCTCACCCGGTAGCAACTCCTTCGCGAGGGCGGCGTTGTCCGCACCCTTGGCACTCAGGGCGGGCGCCGCCACTACCCAGTGCAGCCGGTCGGCGAAGTCCGGCAGCACCCACCGGAGCGGCGACAGACCAAACCACCCCAGGTTGTCAGTCCCGCCCATCCACGCGACCCGCACACGCTTCTTGCGCTGACTGTACTTGCACTGCTGCGAGGAGTAGGCCGGGTCAACGGCCTCCCGCCAGAG belongs to Armatimonadota bacterium and includes:
- a CDS encoding radical SAM protein is translated as MKILLVKPPFARLLGSDAYLSYPMGLMSIAARLRQRGHDVAIYDDDVSNPEPIPSGGTEIRLLEAAVAEDAWLAPLAQVVDDFAPDVVGVGYRTVDADAAHTIAGFLRERGIRTVAGGIHPSLLPQEEILVFDTVVVGEGDGGNAVVPFENPMHGIITMEAQDDWGEVGLARDAVIGGERYVRYLRELIEVQRGCPYQCAYCAAPTVFGPRVRARDPEDVCAEIRAEGMTSGRLIADSFGANRDYALALCEQLAETGYTWNCTMAIQNADLEMLTAAKAGGCYCINAGIESAVPRWQELSGKRVAPGAPERLLEDAAAVGVGVGFFFMIGWPGETEEELWQTLDYAQTLKAAGATMCISVVTAYPKTRLWELAYGDGKRTPPPWSEFLHQSAGMGFADVPKQAWEAVLEEANDANRKPAR
- a CDS encoding glycosyltransferase — protein: MRIRFELWNNGDRQCPTARQRGWHVIEELQRRGYDADAWDRDKPTKTDVLVIQRAIVPVNLERALEQAEHVWLDVNDDYLTPGRNMGFDVETLPQYHGLLAGSEWLAVKLAREHPRVRLWREAVDPAYSSQQCKYSQRKKRVRVAWMGGTDNLGWFGLSPLRWVLPDFADRLHWVVAAPALSAKGADNAALAKELLPGEVEFHPWTYETVGPLMASCDMSIIALEQTEWCWSKSDNKPASMMTMGLPVATEDIECYREIGEGGYAATAYQAEDWAEVLEKLIGEPTWRRRLGRKGQAWARRERSIERVTDMFLDAIAKEGTHEDTVGQTPVRTAAGQ